A window from Hemicordylus capensis ecotype Gifberg chromosome 2, rHemCap1.1.pri, whole genome shotgun sequence encodes these proteins:
- the LOC128343796 gene encoding H-2 class II histocompatibility antigen, E-U alpha chain-like: MGKSLGATLGDVCGAGLLPGEFFHVDWDKRQNVWRLPNIPNYFGFDAQGAVGNMDIMKNNMEVLIKHSNRSQTPNAPPTATMFLKNPVEMGDPNVLICFVDQFFPPVLNITWLKNGEEVSQGMTDTDFFPSADNAFRKFSYLAFVPQHGDFYVCQVDHWGLPQSLAKLWHSKEPTLIPETKENVVCGLGLAMGLLGIMAGSVLFIKARRMNGINQRRGPL, encoded by the exons ATGGGGAAGAGTCTGGGAGCCACact TGGAGATGTTTGTGGAGCTGGACTTCTTCCAGGAGAGTTCTTCCACGTGGACTGGGACAAGAGGCAGAACGTCTGGAGGCTGCCCAACATCCCCAACTACTTTGGCTTTGACGCGCAGGGCGCTGTGGGCAACATGGACATCATGAAGAACAACATGGAGGTCTTGATCAAGCACAGCAACCGCAGCCAGACCCCCAACG CTCCTCCTACAGCAACCATGTTCCTCAAAAACCCTGTGGAAATGGGGGACCCCAACGTGCTCATCTGCTTCGTGGACCAGTTCTTCCCCCCAGTGCTGAACATCACCTGGCTGAAGAACGGAGAGGAGGTTTCCCAGGGCATGACGGACACAGACTTCTTCCCCAGTGCGGACAATGCCTTCCGCAAGTTCTCCTACCTGGCCTTTGTCCCGCAGCATGGAGATTTCTACGTCTGCCAGGTGGACCACTGGGGCCTCCCTCAGAGCCTGGCCAAGCTGTGGC ACTCCAAGGAGCCGACGCTCATCCCAGAGACGAAGGAGAACGTGGTGTGTGGCCTGGGCTTGGCCATGGGCCTCCTGGGCATCATGGCTGGCTCCGTCCTTTTCATCAAGGCCAGGAGGATGAATGGCATCAACCAGCGCAGGGGCCCCCTGTGA